The sequence CCTTTTCGGCGTCTGCCAGCAACGCAGCGCTCTCTTTGCCCGCGGCCTTCTTAAGCTCGACCAGCAAGGCGGCGCGCACGTCCAACGGCTGCACCGCCAGATACGCGCGCCCCATCGAGCTGGTCAGCATCGACAGTTTCGAACCGGAGGCGAGTCCGAGCGTCAGCGCGGTTTCGCTGCGGATCGTCTCCAGATAAATCATGTCGAGGCCGTCGCGGCACCCGAGCGACACCGCCGCGCCCACTTCGCGCGCAAAGGTGCGCATATGCGGGCGCGCGAGTTCGAGCGTGTCGGTTCCCGAGAGCAACGCGAAACCGAGCGACAGCACGCCGGCGTCGAGCGCATATTTACCGAGAGTTTCGTCGAGCCGCAGATAGCCGAGCACGGTCAGCGTGTAGGCCAAACGGTTGACGGTCGCCTTCGGCAACCCCGTGCGTTCGACGAAATCGCGATTGCCGAGCATCGTTTCGCCCGGCTTGAACGCGCGCAGCAAGTCCAACCCACGTGCGAGGGCGACGACGAATTTGCGCTCGTCGAGCGGTTCGGAGAGAGTGGATGTGGGCAGCATGTGGTGATACACTCGGTCGTGGTTTGCAAAACATTGTTTCGCATAGCGGAACTTAAGTCAAGCTCAAGCTCGTTTTAGTCAAGCAAGGAATCAGGAGATACGTCATGGCAGAGGCCGCGCAGTTTCACTGGGAAGACCCGCTGCTGCTGGATCAGCAGCTCACCGAAGACGAGCGCATGGTGCGCGACGCCGCCGCCGCTTACGCGCAGGACAAGCTACAGCCGCGCGTGCTCGAGGCGTTCCGTCACGAGAAGACCGACATCGAAATCTTCCGCGAGATGGGCGAACTCGGCCTGCTCGGCCCGACGATTCCCGAGCAATACGGCGGCCCCGGTCTGAACTACGTGGCGTACGGTCTGATCGCGCGTGAAGTGGAGCGCGTCGATTCCGGCTACCGGTCGATGATGTCGGTGCAGTCATCGCTCGTCATGGTGCCGATCTATGAATTCGGCTCGGAAGCGCAAAAGCAGAAGTACCTGCCCAAGCTCGTCACCGGCGAATGGATCGGCTGCTTCGGCCTGACCGAACCGAACCACGGCTCCGATCCGGGCAGCATGATCACGCGGGCGAAGAAGGTCGACGGCGGCTATTCGCTGTCGGGCTCGAAGATGTGGATCACCAATTCGCCGATCGCCGACGTGTTCGTCGTGTGGGCGAAGCTCGAGGAAGACGGCAAGGATTCGATCCGCGGCTTCATTCTCGAGAAGGGGTGGAAGGGGCTGTCGGCGCCGACCATCCATAGCAAGGTGGGCCTGCGTGCGTCGATCACCGGCGAGATTGTTCTCGACGATGTGTTCGTGCCGGAAGAAAACCGCTTCCCCGAAGTCAGCGGCTTGCGCGGTCCGTTCACCTGCCTGAACTCGGCGCGCTACGGTATTGCCTGGGGCGCGCTCGGCGCGGCTGAAGCGTGCTGGCACACCGCGCGTCAATACGTGCTGGAT comes from Burkholderia sp. GAS332 and encodes:
- a CDS encoding glutaryl-CoA dehydrogenase — its product is MAEAAQFHWEDPLLLDQQLTEDERMVRDAAAAYAQDKLQPRVLEAFRHEKTDIEIFREMGELGLLGPTIPEQYGGPGLNYVAYGLIAREVERVDSGYRSMMSVQSSLVMVPIYEFGSEAQKQKYLPKLVTGEWIGCFGLTEPNHGSDPGSMITRAKKVDGGYSLSGSKMWITNSPIADVFVVWAKLEEDGKDSIRGFILEKGWKGLSAPTIHSKVGLRASITGEIVLDDVFVPEENRFPEVSGLRGPFTCLNSARYGIAWGALGAAEACWHTARQYVLDRKQFGRPLAANQLIQKKLADMQTEITLGLQGVLRLGRMKDEGTAAVEITSIMKRNSCGKALDIARLARDMLGGNGISDEFGIARHLVNLEVVNTYEGTHDIHALILGRAQTGIQAFF
- a CDS encoding transcriptional regulator, IclR family, with the protein product MLPTSTLSEPLDERKFVVALARGLDLLRAFKPGETMLGNRDFVERTGLPKATVNRLAYTLTVLGYLRLDETLGKYALDAGVLSLGFALLSGTDTLELARPHMRTFAREVGAAVSLGCRDGLDMIYLETIRSETALTLGLASGSKLSMLTSSMGRAYLAVQPLDVRAALLVELKKAAGKESAALLADAEKEIEAFAQERCCYSFRAWHDDVNAVAVPFREPREGRWLVLSCSGPASSMGEEVFRETVAPRLKALARRLGDTG